The sequence below is a genomic window from Zhongshania aliphaticivorans.
GTTGCGCGAGCGTCTTGATAAGTGCGGTTTTGTTCCGGGTGATGTCCTGAACACGCTGAGGATCCAGTATCATATCGTCCTTGGGTCAAAGCAGATTATCTCTGCATAATGCCCGATATTGCCTAGGTATTCACGGTTTTTCAGTTGTCTAACGAGCGCTTAAGGCGATTTTTCTTAGGCTGCTTTCTTGCGATGGTGGGCGGGCATGCGAAATATTGAGGCGAACCCAGGGGTTGGTGCCGCACACTTCTTATTGACTTAGGGCTGTTGCGCCGAGCACTAGCGCCACACAAAGTGCAATAGTTGGCAGTGTACCCAGACTGACTTGGGCGGACGCGCCGCTAATCACAACGAGAATAATATTGCCAATTAAGGGAATGCTAAGGGTAATATTGTTTGAATTTGCCATAAGGCCTCCTAGCCTATGCTAGTTGTAGCTCGGCGTTAAGCTAAATCTAGTCGATGTGAAGTAGTATAAAGTGGACGCTAAAATAGGCGATTCGAACTTATACTTAGGTAATTCTGCATATACTGCCGCTCAAGTTCGGCATGTCGTCGCCATATTGAGCGACTTAGTCGCGATTAGCTTACCTTGCAATTAATTCAATGGTGGATGGCTTTTTGGAGTTGTACGAGTGATTGGTATTGATTCTTTGGCGGCAATGAACCCGTGGTTTATCTTGCTGTTGCTAACTGTTGGCCTGGTTGCCGGGGTGATCAATACCTTGGCCGGTGGCGGGTCAAACCTGACTTTGCCCGCCTTAATGGTGATGGGGCTGCCTGCAGATGTCGCCAATGCTACTAATCGCGTTGGAGTATTGTTGCAGTCGCTGACTGGGGTGCGTGATTTTGATCGCCATGGCCAATTGCCCCGGGCAGATCTGTGGTCTGTGCTACGGCCTACTTTAGCGGGCTCGGTGTTTGGCGCGATTGCGGCAGCGTATATGCCAGTTGCCTATCTAAAGCCGGTTTTGCTGTTTGCCATGGTGAGTATGGCGCTCATTATTTTGGTGAGACCCGCGGTGATAGCGCCACCGCTGGGAACATCGGTAAAACAACTTAAAGATTGCCCCGAGGCCTTTTGGGGCTTGTTTGCGGCAGGGATCTACGGCGGCTTTGTGCAGGCAGGCGTTGGTTTTGTATTAATTGGGGCCTTGGCAGGTACCCTGCGATATGACCTAGTAAAGACGAATGCCCTGAAAATGCTGTGTACAGCTGCGTTGACCGTGGCGGCGTTGGCGGTATTTATATGGCAAGATCTCGTGGCGTGGTTGCCCGGGCTGGTTCTTGGTCTTGGTTCAATACTTGGCGCAAAAGTGGGTGTTCGTCTGGCGCTAAAGGCGAGTCAGCGCAGCTTGAAGTGGTTTTTGTTTGTGATGACGGTGGTGGCTAGTGGCTTTGCGATGATGAGTTAATCGTCAATCCGGCCGCGCAGTGACTTGATTTTACCGCGTTGCGTTTTATTGTCCATGCGGCGGCGCTGGGAACCTTTAGTGGGCTTGGTGGGGCGGCGGGGTGGTAAGGTTTTAACAGATTCTATAATGAACTCGCGCAGACGCTGCAGGGCGTCATCTCGGTTCTTTTCCTGGGTGCGAAATTGTTGGGCCTTGATGATAATAATGCCGTCTTTGGTGATGCGTTGATCATTCTTATTCAGAAGGCGTTGCTTGTAATAGTCGGGAAGTGATGAGGCCTTGATATCAAAACGCAAGTGGATGGCAGAGGACACTTTGTTGACGTTCTGACCACCGGCACCTTGGGCGCGGATGGCGCTTAGTTCAATTTCATCGTCGGGCAGGGTGAGGGCGGCTGATATTTCAAACACAGTGAACATTCTCTATCTAAAGGACGCTAGTCTACCAGCTTGCTCGTGAGACTGGAAAACGCGCATAAAGGGCAAGGCGGGCGCTACTTTTTTGAGGTTCCCCCGCAGGCCCACCTCAGTTACAATGTTGTTTATTCTAATTTGGTGTGATGAGTTTACGAAAATGGTGCATAAGGCCCGCATAACACTGCTGTGTGATTGCCGTCGATGGCGATGGTAGCTATTGCAAAAGCAAACTGGCAAACCGACCCACCATTTTTAAGGATTTATCATGCAAGCCCAGCGATATAATGAACTGGCGCAGCAAAGCTATAACCGTATTCCGGTTTATCGCGATGTGCTGGCCGACCTCGATACTCCCCTTAGTGCCTACCTAAAGCTCGCTGCCGAGCCCTACAGTTTTCTATTTGAATCCGTTCACGGCGGTGAAAAATGGGGCCGTTATTCAATTATTGGCCTCGGTGCGCGCACCGTATTGCGTGCTGAAGGTTTAGCGGTCACGGTGCATCGTGACGGTGAATTAATCGAGTCCCACGAGTGTGACGACCCACTGGCCTTTGTCGAGGCCTTTCAAGCTCGTTATCAAGTGCCAGACTTAGATGAGCTTCCGGCGTTTTATGGTGGCTTGGTCGGTTATTTTGCCTATGATTGCGTGCGGTATATTGAACCCAAATTAATGGCGACAACGCCACCCGATGTATTGGGTACACCGGATATTTTGTTGATGGTGTCTGAGGAATTGCTGGTTTTTGATAATCTTTCTGGCGTTGTTAAGATTATTACCCATGCCGATCCTGCTGATCCTGGGGCCTATGACAAAGCTCAGGAGCGTCTCGATTCCTATGCGCAGATGTTGCGAGGCTTGTCGCCTATGCTGCCGGAGCTGAATCTGAGTGCCGATGGTGTCGCTGAAACGGATTTTGTTTCTAGTTTCGGTGAGGATAAATTTAAAGAAGTAGTCGAGAAAGTGCGCGATTACGTTCTTGCTGGCGACACTATGCAGGTGGTTTTGTCTCAGCGCCTGAGTATTCCTTTTGATGCCTCACCACTGAATTTTTATCGCGCTCTGCGTCATCTGAATCCGTCGCCCTATATGTATTACCTCAACCTGGAAGACTTCCATATTGTTGGTTCTTCACCGGAAATACTGGCGCGCTTGGAGCATGGCGAAGTCACCGTGCGGCCGATTGCCGGTACCCGCCGCCGGGGTCATAACGACGCAGAAGATTTAGCCCTTGAACAAGAGCTGCTCGCTGATCCCAAGGAAATTGCTGAGCATTTAATGCTGATCGATTTAGGCCGTAATGACGCTGGTCGAGTCGCCAAAACCGGTACGGTAGAGCTCAGCGATAAAATGGTGGTAGAACGCTACTCCCATGTGATGCATATCGTCTCGAACGTGCGGGCTCAAGTGCGCGATGATATTACCGCCATGGATGTACTCCGCGCGACCTTGCCGGCAGGTACCTTGAGCGGTGCGCCCAAGGTGCGAGCAATGGAAATCATCGACGAGCTTGAGCCAGTCAAGCGCGGAGTCTACGGTGGCGCAGTCGGCTATTTAAGCTGGAATGGCAATATGGATACCGCCATAGCAATCCGCACGGCTGTTATTAAAGATGGTCAGCTGCATATTCAAGCTGGCGCCGGCATTGTTGCCGATTCTCAGCCTAGACTGGAATGGAAAGAAACCATGAATAAGGCGCGGGCGGTATTTAAAGCGGCGTCAATGGTACAGAGCGGTGTGGCCAACAAAATGGAGGCGTCATAATGTTATTAATGATCGATAATTACGACTCCTTTACTTATAACGTGGTGCAGTATTTTGCTGAGTTGGGCGCCGACGTCAAAGTGGTCCGCAATGATGAAATCAGTATTGAGGAGATTCAGGCATTGGCGCCGACTCACCTCGTGATTTCCCCTGGCCCCTGCACTCCTAATGAAGCCGGTATTTCCATGGCGGCAATCGAAGCCTTTGCGGGCAAGATTCCGGTGCTCGGTGTTTGTCTTGGGCATCAGAGTATTGGTCAGGTGTTTGGCGGCAAAATTGTGCGGGCTAGGCAGGTGATGCATGGTAAGACTTCCCCGATGCACCACCACAACAGTGGCGTATTTAGCGGTTTGCATAATCCCCTAGTCGCAACCCGCTATCACTCACTGGTCATCGACAGAGCCAGTCTGCCAGACTGTTTGGAAATAACCTCATGGACCCAGCTTGAAGACGGCAGTGTCGATGAAATTATGGGCGTGCGTCACAAGACACTCGACGTTGAGGGTGTGCAGTTTCACCCTGAGTCCATTTTGTCTGAACAGGGCCATGAATTGTTTAAAAACTTTTTGGAGCGCGGCGTATGACGGCCATGACAATAACCGCTGCCCTCGGGCGGCTGGTGCAAAACATAAGTCTGAGTACTGACGAGATGACGGCGGTGATGACTGACATCATGACCGGGAAATGCACCGACGCCCAGATTGCCGCGTTTCTTATTGCACTGCGGATGAAAAGTGAAAGTCTCGATGAGATTGAAGGCGCAGCGCGAGTGATGCGCAAATTGGCGATGCCAGTGGATATTAGCGGCTTAAGGAATGTGGTTGATATTGTTGGCACCGGCGGTGACGGTGCTAATTTATTTAATGTCTCTTCGGCCAGTACTTTTGTGGTGGCAGCGGCGGGGGCGCATGTGGCAAAGCATGGCAATCGCTCGGTGTCCTCAAAAAGCGGTAGCGCAGATCTACTAGAAGCAGCGGGTATTCAGCTCAATTTAAACTCAGCGCAAGTGGCCCGCTGTATTCGTGAGGTGGGTGTTGGTTTTATGTTTGCTGTTAATCACCACAGCGCAATGAAATACGCTATTGGCGTTCGCCGCGAAATTGCCCAGCGCACGATTTTTAATATTTTGGGCCCGCTGACCAACCCCGCGGGCGTGACGCGCTTGGTCTTGGGTGTGTTTAGCAGCGAGCTGTGCAGGCCCTTGGCGGAGGTACTGCAGCGTTTAGGTGCGGAGCATGTGATGGTGGTTCACGCCAAAGACGGCTTAGACGAGATTAGCTTGGCCTGCGCAAGCGAAGTCGCCGAGTTAAAAGACGGCGCAATAACGGAGTATTTACTCTCACCCGAAGACGTGGGAATTAAAAGCCAAAGTCTTGTGGGTCTGGACGTAACAGATAGCGCGGGCTCCTTGGCGCTGATTCGCGATGCTCTGGGCAAGCGCAGTACCGAAGCGGGCAAAAAGGCCGCCGACATGATCGCCTTAAATGCGGGCGCAGCGCTCTATGTTGCTGGCGTTACCAGCACTTTAAAACATGGCGTTGCGCTGGCTGAAGACACCATTCACGGTGGCCAGGCCCTAGAAAAAATGGGTGAACTCGCTGCCTTTAGTCAGGGCTTAATTGGCGGATCGCAAAAATGAATTCGTCATTAAATACGCCAACAATTTTAAAGAAAATTATCGATCGTAAGCGTGAAGAAGTTGCTGAGCGTAGCGCCGCCGTTGCCATCGCCATGCTTAAGGAGCAAATTCAAGCAGCCTCGGCGCCTCGGGGTTTTGTTCGGGCAATGGAAGCGAAGTTAGCGGCTGGGCAGTCGGCAGTGATTGCCGAGATTAAAAAGGCGTCGCCCTCCAAGGGTGTTATTCGCGAAGATTTTCACCCCGCCGAGATTGCCGCAAGCTACGAGCGCGGTGGCGCGGCGTGTTTATCAGTACTTACCGATGCCGACTTTTTCCAGGGTTCAGAAGCTTATCTTCAGCAGGCGCGAGCGGCGTGTTCACTACCGGTAATTCGTAAAGATTTCATTGTTGATCCCTATCAAGTTTATGAGGCGCGAGCGATTGGCGCCGATTGCATTCTGTTGATTGCTGCGGCATTGGACGACGCCGACATGGCGAGCTTGAATGCACTTGCCCTAGAGTTGGGTTTGGATGTATTGATTGAGGTGCATAACGCCGAAGAGCTGGCGCGTACGTTGCCGTTGGGTAACCGTCTTATCGGCATTAATAATCGTAATCTGCATACTTTTGAAACCACGCTAGAAACGACGTTCAATTTGTTAGCTGATATCAGCGACGAATTTTTGGTGGTCACCGAGAGTAGTATCCACACCGCTGCAGACGTGGCGGCAATGCGTCGCAAAGGTGTGAATGCATTTTTGGTGGGCGAAGCGTTTATGCGCGCTGACGAGCCGGGCGAGAAATTGGCTGAGTTATTTACCTGAGAGGCCGCTGAACGCTGGATAGGAGACGGCAAACGCTAAGACTGGTGCTTTGCCGCCGATCCTGTTCAGCGTGAAAAAGATGGAGGGCCGTACTTGCTGTTGCATCTCCGGTCTCCCGTCCAGCATTAGGCGAAACCTAGCGTGTACCAAACACGACCATGGTCTTACCTTTCACGTTAACCAAGCCCTGTTCCTCTAGGGTTTTCAAAACACGGCCAACCATTTCTCTTGAACAACCCACAATCCGGCCGATTTCTTGGCGGGTAATTTTGATCTGCATGCCGTCTGGGTGAGTCATTGCGTCGGGCTGTTTGCACAGATCAAGTAAAGTGCGGGCGACTCGGCCGGTAACATCTAAAAAGGCGAGATCGCCGACTTTGCGGGTAGTTAAGCGCAAGCGCTTAGCCATTTGTCGGCCCAAGGCTAATAAAATATCGGGATACTGTTCGCTGAGTTCGCGGAATTTACTGTAGCTGATTTCTGCGATTTCACATTCGGTGCGGCTTTTGACTAATGCGCTGCGTGTACTTGGGCTGTCTTCATCAAACACGCCCATTTCACCGAAAAAATCGCCTTTGTTTAAGTAGGCGACAATCATTTCGCGTCCTTCATCGTCTTCGATGATGACGGTCACTGAGCCTTCGGTGATGTAAAACAAGGCGTCACTGTCATCGCCAGCGTAAATCAGGGTACTTTTACTGGGGTAGCGGCGCCGGTGGCAGTGAGCTAAGAAGCCTTCTATATTTATAATTTCTGGTTTTAGCGGGTTCAGCACGGTTGTGGGGTCTCTTGATCTAGCAGAATGTCCAATGCGTGTGTTTCAGGTCTAAGTATGACCTGCTTTGCCGTTGATGGCGAGCCTGAATACTAGGGGCTGTGGTAAGCTTAGGCTAATTTACACAAGTCGCAAAGAGGGCGGAATGAAAGCAACAGTGAAGTGGGTTGATGGTGCTATGTTTTTGGCTGAATCGGGGAGTGGCCACTCGGTCGTCATGGACGGCCCGGAAGATCACGGCGGTCGCAATATGGGTGTTCGCCCTATGGAGATGCTGTTACTTGGTATGGGCGGTTGTGCCTCTTTTGACGTAATGAGTATGCTTAAAAAGTCCCGACAAGACGTATTGGATTGCCGTTGCGAGCTAGAAGCCGAGCGTGCCGACGCCGTGCCGGCGGTGTTCACCAAAATTCACCTACATTTTGTGGTGAGTGGCAAAGGCCTCAAAGAGGCTCATGTTAAGCGTGCGGTAGAGCTCTCAGCTGAAAAGTACTGCTCGGCCTCAATTATGATGGAAGCGGCCGGTGTCGATGTGAGTCACAGCTACGAGATTGCTAGCGAGGAATAGCTATGTTAAATCGGCCTAAAGCCCATGCAGGCTTGCGCCATCTTGCGCTGTTTGTCGCGAACTTTGATGAAACCCTGCATTTTTATACCGAGCTATTAGGTATGGCGGTTGAGTGGCAGCCGGATCCAGATAATATCTATTTGTGCTCCGGCTGCGACAATTTAGCCCTGCACCGCTATCAGGGCGGTGAGCGCCCCCTAGCGGGGCAGCGCTTAGACCATTTGGGTTTTATTATTGATGACATCGAGGACGTCGATGCCTGGCATGCTTTTTTGCTCGAGAATGGCGTTGCAATCAAGGCCGAGCCTCGCACACATCGCGATGGCGCCCGCAGTTTTTACTGCCTCGATCCCGACGGAAATTTGGTGCAGATGATTTATCATCCGCCGATAAGTGGCAGGTATGCGTGACGGGAGACGGGAGACGCATAAAATGTGGGCGTACTTTTAAGCGTTTACCGTCTCCCGTAACGCGTCGCGCAGCCTTTAAACGTAATACGTACTCCCCGTCATCACCTTCGCCATTAAACTCATTGCCTTTTTCACGGGCGCGGGGAACACGTGCCCGCCCGCGTCAATTGCCATTGTGGCATGGGCGGCTTCGTCTTCTAGCATTTGGGTGATGATGGCGCGAGATTTTAGGTCGTCTTCGGGTAAGGTTTTAAGGTGTTCCCGCAGGTGCGCACAAACTTGGTCTTCGGTGGCGGCGACAAAGCCGAGGCTGATGCGGTCGCTGATTGCGCCAGCGCCAGCGCCAATGGCAAACGAGGCAATATAAAAGAGCGGGTTGAGGTGGCTGGTGTGACTACCGAGTTCTTGCAGGCGTTGTTCGCACCATGCTAGGTGATCAATTTCTTCATTGGCTGCTTGTTCCATGGCAATTTTGACGGCCGCATTTTTTGCGGTCAGCGCTTGGCCTTGGTAGAGGGCTTGGGCGCAGACTTCTCCGGTGTGGTTTATTCGCATTAGCCCAGAAGCGTGGCGGCGCTGTTGCTCTTCGCCTTGGCTAGTATTCAGGGCGTGGCCGGGGTTGCTGCGCTTGGCAGTTGCGCTGCCTCTCACCAATGTTTTTAAGCTGCGATCAGCGCTCATTATAGCGCGGTCGAGTAGGGAATATTCGCGGGTCATTTTGATCCTCCGTCAGACATTATACGCCACTTTCGCTATTGCGGTGCTGGCGTCTGCGGCGTGCTCACGGCTGCTTTGGTGTGTTGGTAGCCCGTCCAGCGTTTGATCGCTTCGGCGAGCTCCCACAAGCGAATGGGTTTAACTAAGTGTAAATCCATTCCTGCTCGCAGATAGCTGTCGCGCTGTTCGTCTAAGGTGTTGGCCGTGAGTCCAAAAATGGGGGTGCGCTCGCGGCCTTCTTCGCTTTCAAATAG
It includes:
- a CDS encoding sulfite exporter TauE/SafE family protein — its product is MIGIDSLAAMNPWFILLLLTVGLVAGVINTLAGGGSNLTLPALMVMGLPADVANATNRVGVLLQSLTGVRDFDRHGQLPRADLWSVLRPTLAGSVFGAIAAAYMPVAYLKPVLLFAMVSMALIILVRPAVIAPPLGTSVKQLKDCPEAFWGLFAAGIYGGFVQAGVGFVLIGALAGTLRYDLVKTNALKMLCTAALTVAALAVFIWQDLVAWLPGLVLGLGSILGAKVGVRLALKASQRSLKWFLFVMTVVASGFAMMS
- the arfB gene encoding alternative ribosome rescue aminoacyl-tRNA hydrolase ArfB, with amino-acid sequence MFEISAALTLPDDEIELSAIRAQGAGGQNVNKVSSAIHLRFDIKASSLPDYYKQRLLNKNDQRITKDGIIIIKAQQFRTQEKNRDDALQRLREFIIESVKTLPPRRPTKPTKGSQRRRMDNKTQRGKIKSLRGRIDD
- the trpE gene encoding anthranilate synthase component I gives rise to the protein MQAQRYNELAQQSYNRIPVYRDVLADLDTPLSAYLKLAAEPYSFLFESVHGGEKWGRYSIIGLGARTVLRAEGLAVTVHRDGELIESHECDDPLAFVEAFQARYQVPDLDELPAFYGGLVGYFAYDCVRYIEPKLMATTPPDVLGTPDILLMVSEELLVFDNLSGVVKIITHADPADPGAYDKAQERLDSYAQMLRGLSPMLPELNLSADGVAETDFVSSFGEDKFKEVVEKVRDYVLAGDTMQVVLSQRLSIPFDASPLNFYRALRHLNPSPYMYYLNLEDFHIVGSSPEILARLEHGEVTVRPIAGTRRRGHNDAEDLALEQELLADPKEIAEHLMLIDLGRNDAGRVAKTGTVELSDKMVVERYSHVMHIVSNVRAQVRDDITAMDVLRATLPAGTLSGAPKVRAMEIIDELEPVKRGVYGGAVGYLSWNGNMDTAIAIRTAVIKDGQLHIQAGAGIVADSQPRLEWKETMNKARAVFKAASMVQSGVANKMEAS
- a CDS encoding aminodeoxychorismate/anthranilate synthase component II, yielding MLLMIDNYDSFTYNVVQYFAELGADVKVVRNDEISIEEIQALAPTHLVISPGPCTPNEAGISMAAIEAFAGKIPVLGVCLGHQSIGQVFGGKIVRARQVMHGKTSPMHHHNSGVFSGLHNPLVATRYHSLVIDRASLPDCLEITSWTQLEDGSVDEIMGVRHKTLDVEGVQFHPESILSEQGHELFKNFLERGV
- the trpD gene encoding anthranilate phosphoribosyltransferase, whose translation is MTITAALGRLVQNISLSTDEMTAVMTDIMTGKCTDAQIAAFLIALRMKSESLDEIEGAARVMRKLAMPVDISGLRNVVDIVGTGGDGANLFNVSSASTFVVAAAGAHVAKHGNRSVSSKSGSADLLEAAGIQLNLNSAQVARCIREVGVGFMFAVNHHSAMKYAIGVRREIAQRTIFNILGPLTNPAGVTRLVLGVFSSELCRPLAEVLQRLGAEHVMVVHAKDGLDEISLACASEVAELKDGAITEYLLSPEDVGIKSQSLVGLDVTDSAGSLALIRDALGKRSTEAGKKAADMIALNAGAALYVAGVTSTLKHGVALAEDTIHGGQALEKMGELAAFSQGLIGGSQK
- the trpC gene encoding indole-3-glycerol phosphate synthase TrpC; its protein translation is MNSSLNTPTILKKIIDRKREEVAERSAAVAIAMLKEQIQAASAPRGFVRAMEAKLAAGQSAVIAEIKKASPSKGVIREDFHPAEIAASYERGGAACLSVLTDADFFQGSEAYLQQARAACSLPVIRKDFIVDPYQVYEARAIGADCILLIAAALDDADMASLNALALELGLDVLIEVHNAEELARTLPLGNRLIGINNRNLHTFETTLETTFNLLADISDEFLVVTESSIHTAADVAAMRRKGVNAFLVGEAFMRADEPGEKLAELFT
- the crp gene encoding cAMP-activated global transcriptional regulator CRP, which codes for MLNPLKPEIINIEGFLAHCHRRRYPSKSTLIYAGDDSDALFYITEGSVTVIIEDDEGREMIVAYLNKGDFFGEMGVFDEDSPSTRSALVKSRTECEIAEISYSKFRELSEQYPDILLALGRQMAKRLRLTTRKVGDLAFLDVTGRVARTLLDLCKQPDAMTHPDGMQIKITRQEIGRIVGCSREMVGRVLKTLEEQGLVNVKGKTMVVFGTR
- a CDS encoding OsmC family protein translates to MKATVKWVDGAMFLAESGSGHSVVMDGPEDHGGRNMGVRPMEMLLLGMGGCASFDVMSMLKKSRQDVLDCRCELEAERADAVPAVFTKIHLHFVVSGKGLKEAHVKRAVELSAEKYCSASIMMEAAGVDVSHSYEIASEE
- a CDS encoding VOC family protein codes for the protein MLNRPKAHAGLRHLALFVANFDETLHFYTELLGMAVEWQPDPDNIYLCSGCDNLALHRYQGGERPLAGQRLDHLGFIIDDIEDVDAWHAFLLENGVAIKAEPRTHRDGARSFYCLDPDGNLVQMIYHPPISGRYA
- the coq7 gene encoding 2-polyprenyl-3-methyl-6-methoxy-1,4-benzoquinone monooxygenase; translated protein: MTREYSLLDRAIMSADRSLKTLVRGSATAKRSNPGHALNTSQGEEQQRRHASGLMRINHTGEVCAQALYQGQALTAKNAAVKIAMEQAANEEIDHLAWCEQRLQELGSHTSHLNPLFYIASFAIGAGAGAISDRISLGFVAATEDQVCAHLREHLKTLPEDDLKSRAIITQMLEDEAAHATMAIDAGGHVFPAPVKKAMSLMAKVMTGSTYYV